Proteins encoded together in one Shewanella acanthi window:
- a CDS encoding glutathione peroxidase, whose protein sequence is MASTIFEHTATDIQGTPTPLSTFEGKVMLVVNTASACGFTPQYKGLEELYQQYKDQGFVVLGFPCNQFGAQEKADEQGIQSFCELNFGISFPMFAKIEVNGENAHPVYQFMKKAAPGMLGTQGIKWNFTKFLINRQGEVVERFAPTTKPEAISAKIAELLK, encoded by the coding sequence ATGGCAAGCACAATCTTTGAACATACCGCGACTGATATTCAAGGCACACCCACCCCGCTTTCCACATTCGAAGGTAAAGTAATGTTAGTGGTTAATACTGCCAGTGCCTGTGGTTTTACACCTCAATACAAAGGGTTAGAAGAACTCTATCAACAATATAAAGATCAAGGATTTGTGGTTTTAGGTTTTCCTTGCAATCAATTTGGTGCCCAGGAAAAAGCCGATGAGCAAGGCATACAAAGTTTTTGCGAACTCAATTTCGGTATTAGTTTTCCGATGTTCGCTAAAATTGAAGTCAACGGTGAAAACGCCCATCCCGTTTATCAATTTATGAAAAAAGCGGCTCCAGGCATGTTAGGCACCCAAGGCATTAAGTGGAACTTCACCAAATTCTTAATTAATCGTCAGGGTGAAGTGGTTGAGCGATTCGCGCCAACAACTAAACCCGAAGCCATTAGCGCAAAAATTGCTGAACTTTTAAAATAA
- a CDS encoding DMT family transporter yields MKAPPLLLILAAQLMIASGNLLVKLLETSAPVFQLVLYRQLFATLLVLPFVWRLQGNLKISPFYKVHLSRALLIGLGNAIFMLAVLHLPLATVTAVIYTSPLMLLVLSAIFLKERIGYRRTVAGIIGFTGILLISQPTEFNLYIGLAFFGAMTTALNSLILKTYSTHEHPFSTLFWSNAFAMVFLIPATWYEGAEFSLPVAKVGLTLGLFYVGMTYCIIHAYRRADASQMAPVEYTGLIFAAILGWCFLDESISLLVFIGILLVIFSSILPSYSELKSRWKSRQR; encoded by the coding sequence ATAAAAGCACCTCCATTATTGTTGATATTAGCCGCGCAGTTAATGATTGCTAGCGGTAACCTCTTAGTAAAATTGCTTGAAACCAGTGCGCCCGTGTTTCAACTAGTGCTTTATCGTCAGTTATTTGCCACCTTGCTGGTGCTGCCGTTTGTCTGGAGATTGCAGGGCAATTTAAAAATCAGTCCCTTCTATAAAGTGCACTTAAGCCGAGCGCTGCTGATTGGTCTCGGGAATGCCATTTTTATGCTGGCAGTATTGCATCTGCCACTCGCGACCGTCACCGCGGTGATTTACACCTCTCCGCTAATGCTACTGGTACTGTCAGCAATATTCTTAAAGGAGCGCATAGGTTATCGGCGTACTGTGGCAGGGATTATCGGCTTTACGGGGATTTTGCTTATCTCGCAACCGACCGAATTTAACCTCTATATTGGTTTAGCCTTTTTCGGCGCCATGACTACAGCCTTGAATAGTTTGATCCTTAAAACCTATTCCACCCACGAGCATCCCTTCTCGACCCTATTCTGGTCGAATGCCTTTGCCATGGTGTTTTTAATTCCGGCCACTTGGTATGAGGGCGCCGAATTTAGCCTGCCTGTCGCCAAAGTGGGATTAACTCTAGGCCTCTTTTATGTCGGCATGACCTACTGCATCATTCACGCCTATCGACGCGCCGATGCCAGCCAAATGGCCCCCGTTGAATATACAGGGCTGATTTTTGCGGCAATTTTAGGATGGTGCTTCTTAGATGAAAGCATTAGCCTATTGGTCTTTATTGGCATTTTATTGGTGATTTTTTCATCCATTTTGCCAAGTTATAGTGAACTTAAGTCCAGATGGAAAAGCCGGCAAAGGTAA
- a CDS encoding RsmB/NOP family class I SAM-dependent RNA methyltransferase, with the protein MGNPTSLSQPTTHDTSSAMGLNVDTHTPSQKRALSYANTIKQLFDDIFSSKQPADRVLANYFREHKKHGSKDRKVIRESLFSLFRWWGWFKKLEDNQISSFFAKLSAAALIEAHPWQDIAKAWHELAQLSTDFEALQSLDVDSLDGKLALAQKLFPSALFALEDLLPNWFWDVCPIAPERKAQLIEAMVSRPPIWGRAQGISSQSAVTQLQQLGIDASAGHYFDDALSLGSKSINLNEISLYKDGKIEIQDLASQVIGQTCAPKPADNWWDTCSGAGGKTLQLRSLMQIEAKSQKVKLSGSIISSDIRSHALEELTKRASRAKFDGIQVARWKSDALPVPSKHFDGVLVDAPCSCTGTWRRNPDMRWLDSVEAVTDKAALQLDILSRSSQAVKPAGTLVYATCSLSPIENEDVVKAFLQQHSEFSLVPVKHPFTGEQTEMLTVWPFEANSDGMFVARMQRKL; encoded by the coding sequence ATGGGCAATCCAACCAGCTTATCTCAACCAACGACTCATGATACATCCTCAGCTATGGGCTTAAATGTGGATACTCACACCCCTTCACAAAAACGCGCACTAAGCTACGCAAATACCATTAAGCAATTGTTTGATGACATTTTCTCGAGCAAGCAACCCGCCGACCGCGTACTTGCCAACTACTTTAGGGAACATAAAAAGCACGGTTCAAAGGATCGCAAGGTCATCCGCGAATCGCTATTTAGCCTATTTCGTTGGTGGGGTTGGTTTAAAAAGTTAGAAGATAACCAAATTAGCAGCTTCTTTGCCAAGCTCTCGGCCGCCGCATTAATCGAAGCTCACCCTTGGCAGGATATCGCTAAGGCTTGGCATGAATTAGCCCAATTAAGCACGGACTTTGAAGCGCTTCAATCCCTTGATGTTGATAGTCTTGATGGCAAGTTAGCTCTTGCCCAAAAACTCTTCCCGAGTGCGCTGTTTGCGCTTGAAGATCTACTGCCTAACTGGTTTTGGGATGTGTGCCCTATTGCACCAGAACGTAAAGCACAACTGATCGAAGCCATGGTCAGTCGCCCACCGATTTGGGGACGTGCTCAAGGCATCAGCAGCCAAAGCGCGGTAACTCAATTGCAGCAGTTGGGGATTGATGCAAGTGCGGGTCATTACTTTGATGATGCCTTAAGCCTCGGTTCTAAAAGCATAAACCTTAATGAAATCTCGCTTTATAAAGACGGAAAAATTGAGATCCAAGATTTAGCTTCCCAGGTAATAGGCCAAACCTGTGCGCCAAAACCTGCCGATAATTGGTGGGATACTTGCAGCGGCGCGGGCGGAAAAACATTGCAACTGCGCTCATTAATGCAAATTGAAGCCAAATCGCAGAAGGTTAAACTCTCGGGCTCAATTATTTCCTCAGATATTCGCTCCCATGCGTTGGAGGAACTCACTAAACGCGCTTCACGGGCCAAATTCGACGGTATTCAAGTCGCCCGCTGGAAGAGTGATGCCCTACCAGTGCCAAGCAAGCATTTCGATGGCGTGTTAGTGGATGCCCCCTGCAGCTGTACTGGCACTTGGCGCCGAAATCCCGATATGCGCTGGCTAGATTCAGTCGAAGCCGTTACCGATAAAGCTGCACTGCAACTCGATATTTTGAGTCGCAGTAGCCAGGCGGTAAAACCTGCGGGCACATTAGTATATGCCACCTGCTCGCTGTCCCCCATTGAAAACGAAGACGTCGTGAAGGCATTTTTACAGCAACACAGCGAATTCAGCCTAGTGCCTGTTAAGCACCCCTTTACCGGTGAACAAACAGAAATGTTGACCGTCTGGCCCTTTGAAGCTAACAGCGATGGGATGTTTGTTGCGCGAATGCAGCGTAAGCTTTAG
- a CDS encoding glutathione S-transferase family protein: protein MIDLYTAATPNGFKISIALEEMGLEYRVHQLDLTSNEQKQPEFLAINPNGRIPAIIDRDNDDFTVFESGAILLYLAEKTGKFLPTDAKKRSQVIQWLMFQMSGVGPMMGQANVFYRYFPEKIPAAIERYQKEGRRLFEVMNTQLATHQYLAGDEYTIADIATWPWVRIHEWSGVDMQGLPHLQRWLDELAQRPACQKGIVTPPPSNLSDEERAKQIQKMVTK, encoded by the coding sequence ATGATTGATTTATACACAGCCGCAACACCCAACGGCTTTAAGATTTCCATCGCATTGGAAGAAATGGGCCTAGAATACCGTGTGCATCAGCTAGATTTGACCAGCAATGAGCAGAAACAACCTGAGTTTCTCGCCATCAATCCCAACGGTCGCATCCCTGCGATTATCGACCGCGATAACGATGACTTCACAGTGTTCGAGTCAGGCGCCATTCTGCTTTACTTAGCTGAAAAAACGGGGAAGTTTTTGCCAACTGATGCGAAAAAACGATCGCAGGTCATTCAATGGTTAATGTTCCAAATGAGTGGCGTCGGCCCCATGATGGGTCAGGCGAATGTGTTCTACCGCTACTTTCCTGAAAAAATCCCCGCCGCCATTGAACGTTATCAAAAGGAAGGTCGCCGTCTGTTTGAGGTAATGAATACCCAATTAGCCACACATCAATATCTCGCGGGGGATGAATATACCATCGCCGATATCGCGACTTGGCCCTGGGTACGTATTCACGAGTGGAGCGGTGTGGATATGCAAGGATTACCACACCTTCAGCGTTGGCTCGACGAATTAGCCCAAAGACCCGCCTGTCAGAAGGGCATTGTCACGCCGCCGCCATCGAATCTCAGTGACGAAGAGCGCGCGAAACAAATCCAAAAGATGGTGACTAAATAG
- a CDS encoding PhnA domain-containing protein, whose amino-acid sequence MTENELLSRCGGKCELCGSDVELSIYDLPASDGRENEIMICETCSSQIAAPDTMDMNHWRCLNDSMWSPVPAVQVMSYRMLKRLNSESWAQDLLDMLYLEDDLKTWGDAEAAAASEDTPPTLDSNGAVLNAGDTVVIIKDLNVKGTSFVAKRGTAVRNISLTNNPEHIEGRVNGTRIVILTCFVKKS is encoded by the coding sequence ATGACTGAAAATGAATTGCTAAGTCGCTGCGGTGGCAAATGTGAACTCTGTGGGAGTGATGTTGAACTCTCTATTTATGACTTACCCGCATCGGATGGCCGCGAAAACGAGATCATGATTTGCGAAACCTGCAGTAGTCAAATTGCAGCACCAGATACTATGGACATGAATCACTGGCGTTGTCTGAACGATAGCATGTGGAGTCCAGTTCCTGCGGTGCAGGTGATGTCCTACCGTATGCTGAAGCGCTTAAACAGTGAAAGCTGGGCGCAGGATCTGCTCGACATGTTGTATTTAGAAGACGATCTAAAAACATGGGGCGATGCAGAAGCCGCAGCGGCCAGTGAAGATACACCACCGACCTTAGACAGTAATGGCGCGGTGCTAAACGCTGGAGATACTGTGGTGATCATCAAAGACTTAAACGTTAAGGGCACCAGTTTTGTGGCTAAACGCGGCACCGCGGTGCGCAATATCTCTTTGACTAACAATCCAGAACATATCGAAGGCCGTGTCAATGGCACTCGTATTGTGATTCTGACTTGCTTTGTGAAGAAGTCTTAA
- a CDS encoding glutathione S-transferase family protein, giving the protein MKLYELAPTPSARRVSIFLAEKGIEVPRVHVDIRGGENLSPEFKAKSLNGRIPLLELDDGSYLCESVAICRYLEEIHPSETSLFGNSPLERAKVEMWQRIIELQGITAGFQAFRNLTGVYKDRETCVEAWGTESRKRVVEFLPTLENQLAQSPYVAGENFSIADISAFVFISFIKNLEIHTEGNLPHIHAWYQKIAQRPAVLSLTPKN; this is encoded by the coding sequence ATGAAGCTTTATGAATTAGCCCCAACCCCGAGTGCGCGCCGTGTGAGTATTTTCCTTGCCGAAAAAGGTATAGAAGTGCCAAGGGTTCATGTGGATATTCGTGGTGGCGAAAACCTTAGCCCAGAATTTAAAGCCAAAAGTTTAAATGGCCGTATTCCCCTGCTCGAACTCGACGATGGCAGCTACCTATGTGAATCCGTAGCCATTTGCCGCTATCTAGAAGAAATTCATCCAAGCGAAACTTCACTCTTTGGTAACTCGCCACTGGAGCGTGCTAAGGTTGAAATGTGGCAACGCATCATCGAACTTCAAGGGATCACCGCGGGCTTTCAAGCCTTTAGAAACCTGACGGGCGTCTATAAAGACCGTGAAACCTGTGTCGAAGCCTGGGGCACAGAGTCACGTAAGCGTGTCGTTGAATTTCTGCCAACATTGGAAAACCAATTGGCACAATCCCCCTATGTTGCTGGCGAAAACTTCAGCATCGCCGATATTTCCGCCTTTGTATTTATTAGCTTTATCAAAAACCTTGAGATCCACACCGAAGGTAATCTGCCGCATATCCATGCTTGGTATCAAAAAATTGCCCAGCGCCCAGCGGTACTGTCACTGACTCCTAAAAACTAA
- a CDS encoding succinylglutamate desuccinylase/aspartoacylase family protein: MAKKREAFELAGNKVSAGTQLGIKLPAAKLYTDTQLDIYVEVFHGLKPGPILLVCAAIHGDELNGIEICRRLLVRVNPKNLSGTLIVVPIVNVFGFIQQSRYLPDRRDLNRCFPGSGKGALASRLANLFATQLLVHATHVIDLHTGAIHRDNLPQIRCDTTDETMLAMANAFGAPLIMHSKARSVSMRGYANQQGIPCILYEAGEALRFSELSIKSGLKGVLNVMRSLNMLKGRVSNKGGSVKAIRSYWVRSESDGLVNMKLKLGQRVNKGYIIAHIVSPHGGDSVAIRAPTDGIIIGISNIPVTNEGEGMFHIAQFEGDEIEMANEQLDEFLMEYA; the protein is encoded by the coding sequence ATGGCAAAAAAACGTGAAGCATTTGAACTGGCTGGGAATAAGGTCAGTGCCGGGACTCAGCTGGGGATAAAACTGCCCGCCGCAAAGCTGTATACCGATACCCAACTCGATATCTATGTCGAAGTTTTCCACGGCTTAAAACCCGGGCCAATCCTGTTAGTTTGCGCCGCAATCCATGGCGATGAACTTAACGGTATCGAAATTTGTCGCCGCCTGCTTGTGCGGGTGAATCCTAAAAATCTATCGGGTACCTTAATTGTGGTGCCGATAGTCAATGTCTTTGGTTTTATTCAGCAATCCCGTTATTTGCCCGACAGACGCGATCTTAACCGCTGTTTTCCTGGCTCTGGTAAGGGGGCGCTGGCAAGCCGTTTAGCGAATTTGTTCGCAACGCAATTATTGGTACATGCCACCCATGTGATTGACCTTCACACTGGTGCTATTCATCGAGACAATCTGCCGCAAATTCGCTGTGATACCACTGATGAGACTATGCTCGCCATGGCCAATGCCTTTGGTGCGCCGCTGATCATGCACTCAAAGGCGCGCAGTGTATCGATGCGAGGCTATGCCAATCAGCAGGGCATTCCGTGTATTTTGTACGAGGCGGGTGAAGCATTACGTTTCAGTGAGTTATCGATTAAATCGGGCCTTAAGGGCGTACTCAATGTGATGCGAAGCCTCAATATGCTTAAGGGGCGAGTCAGTAATAAGGGCGGTAGCGTAAAAGCCATTCGCAGCTATTGGGTTCGCAGCGAATCCGATGGATTAGTGAATATGAAACTTAAACTCGGCCAGCGGGTGAATAAGGGCTACATCATCGCCCATATTGTGAGCCCACACGGCGGCGACAGCGTCGCGATTCGCGCGCCGACCGATGGCATTATTATCGGCATTAGCAATATCCCCGTTACCAATGAGGGGGAAGGCATGTTCCATATCGCCCAATTTGAGGGGGATGAAATTGAGATGGCAAACGAGCAGCTCGATGAATTCTTAATGGAATATGCGTAA
- a CDS encoding small highly charged protein, whose protein sequence is MSHSYQFDDDDAPWGDHVKGKQKNKRVKQRRRDTKRRYSDDSEVDFYQYKTK, encoded by the coding sequence ATGTCACACTCCTATCAATTTGACGACGATGATGCGCCATGGGGCGATCACGTTAAAGGTAAACAAAAGAACAAACGCGTAAAACAACGTCGCAGGGACACCAAGCGTCGTTATTCGGATGACTCAGAGGTGGATTTTTACCAATATAAAACCAAATAA
- a CDS encoding TetR/AcrR family transcriptional regulator: protein MARTCNFDRQEKLTQAMDLFWQKGFAQTSIADLVDHLGINRFSIYNSFGDKQTLYRECLRFYLEHVSFGAQDKLLHQEAGIAELKAYLRGFIDVQREQKFGCFMQNAILEKCLDDDCVQQECQRLMAQLQQRFIQVLSHSQAKGELSQTLSIKDIAAFLVLQLQGIRVLGKAGEYALLDNAYSVLEAYLTSLQRP from the coding sequence ATGGCGCGAACGTGCAATTTTGATAGGCAGGAAAAATTAACCCAGGCGATGGATCTTTTCTGGCAAAAGGGCTTTGCGCAAACCTCGATTGCCGATTTGGTCGACCATTTAGGGATTAACCGTTTCAGTATCTACAACAGCTTTGGCGATAAACAGACTCTGTACCGCGAGTGCCTGCGGTTTTATCTCGAGCATGTGTCCTTTGGAGCGCAAGATAAGCTGCTTCATCAAGAGGCGGGAATAGCTGAATTAAAAGCGTATTTGAGAGGTTTTATCGATGTTCAGCGGGAGCAAAAATTTGGCTGCTTTATGCAAAATGCCATCCTTGAGAAGTGTCTCGACGATGATTGCGTTCAGCAGGAATGCCAGCGTTTGATGGCGCAGTTACAACAGCGCTTCATCCAAGTGTTAAGCCATAGTCAGGCTAAAGGCGAGCTTTCCCAAACGTTATCGATTAAGGACATTGCCGCGTTTCTGGTGCTGCAATTACAGGGGATCCGAGTACTGGGTAAGGCGGGGGAATACGCCCTTCTAGATAATGCCTATTCGGTATTAGAGGCTTATTTAACGAGCCTGCAGCGGCCTTAG
- a CDS encoding GNAT family N-acetyltransferase, producing the protein MNRFQYVLCQNDAELAAAAQLIENRDDNAHPLDHSVFARSRAVVLAKNLQGEIVGCAAIKAGEGIVGELGYLVVAPLYRRQGIAQDLTLKRIEVAKSLNIKLLFATIRDENTASRVNLLKAGFRFWRNYLSIRGTGNTIGWFYLALDPQLDIERMMLNLVGDRVQVK; encoded by the coding sequence ATGAATAGGTTTCAGTACGTGCTGTGTCAAAACGATGCCGAATTAGCAGCAGCTGCTCAGCTGATAGAGAACCGTGATGATAACGCCCACCCGCTAGACCATAGCGTATTTGCTCGCTCAAGGGCGGTTGTCCTAGCTAAAAACCTTCAAGGGGAGATTGTTGGCTGCGCCGCAATTAAAGCGGGCGAGGGCATAGTTGGCGAGCTTGGCTATTTGGTCGTTGCGCCACTTTATCGACGTCAGGGGATTGCTCAGGACTTGACCCTCAAGCGTATCGAAGTCGCTAAATCCTTAAATATCAAATTGTTGTTTGCTACTATTCGCGACGAAAATACTGCCAGTCGAGTTAATTTGCTTAAGGCGGGATTCCGGTTTTGGCGTAACTATCTCAGTATTCGAGGTACAGGTAATACCATAGGTTGGTTTTACTTAGCCCTTGATCCTCAACTTGATATTGAGCGGATGATGCTTAATCTGGTGGGGGATCGCGTGCAGGTTAAATAA
- a CDS encoding fumarylacetoacetate hydrolase family protein: protein MKSVLTPEGTVSPSKILCIGRNYVDHIHELGNEVPEDMVVFLKPNSALSDTLNSHHLEDVLHFETELCFMFEQGRFSHVGIGLDLTKRELQNKLKAKGLPWEKAKAFDGAALFSPFVAIKDASMPFEFELKINGETTQLGHADLMIYSPATILTELQSIFSLEDGDIVMTGTPKGVGVIPANTLFEVSLRGGETKAPLLEWQWQSN from the coding sequence ATGAAATCAGTCTTGACCCCAGAAGGTACCGTGAGCCCGAGTAAAATTCTCTGTATTGGTCGAAACTATGTGGACCATATCCACGAGTTAGGTAATGAAGTGCCTGAGGATATGGTGGTGTTCCTAAAACCTAATTCGGCGCTGTCAGACACCCTCAACAGTCACCATTTAGAGGATGTGCTGCACTTTGAAACTGAGCTGTGTTTCATGTTTGAGCAAGGGCGTTTTAGCCATGTGGGCATTGGACTCGATCTCACAAAGCGTGAGCTGCAAAACAAGCTTAAAGCTAAGGGATTACCCTGGGAAAAAGCTAAGGCCTTCGATGGTGCGGCGCTATTCAGCCCCTTTGTAGCCATTAAAGATGCCAGTATGCCATTTGAATTTGAATTAAAAATCAATGGTGAAACTACGCAGCTTGGCCATGCGGATTTGATGATCTATAGCCCCGCCACCATCTTAACTGAGCTGCAATCGATTTTTAGTTTAGAAGATGGCGATATAGTCATGACGGGCACCCCTAAGGGAGTTGGGGTTATTCCTGCCAACACGCTCTTTGAGGTGAGTTTAAGAGGCGGAGAAACCAAAGCGCCGCTGCTTGAGTGGCAATGGCAATCTAACTGA
- a CDS encoding DUF2461 domain-containing protein: MANQTSNAPFSNDCLDFLTRLSQNNDREWFKTHQAEYEDKVRSPALKLIEQIQPLILDISPRLTAVAKKVGGSLMRPQRDSRFSHDKTPYKTNVGIQFRHFQGKDVHAPGLYLHIATDGCFIAAGMWHPESKALSAIRTCLDENPNSYKKAKACLEAHGFQMDGDSLTRPPKGFDKHHPMLSELKRKDFIAVKPFDFSLLCQEDAASVLAKEFSHCRQLMAYLCFALELDF; this comes from the coding sequence ATGGCTAACCAAACCTCTAACGCTCCCTTCTCAAACGATTGCCTAGATTTTTTAACCCGCTTAAGTCAGAACAATGACAGAGAATGGTTTAAGACCCATCAAGCAGAATACGAAGACAAGGTAAGAAGCCCTGCCCTTAAATTGATTGAGCAAATTCAGCCCCTTATTCTCGACATTTCACCGCGGCTAACGGCAGTCGCCAAAAAGGTGGGTGGCAGTTTGATGCGCCCGCAACGGGACAGCCGCTTTAGCCACGATAAGACGCCCTATAAGACCAATGTCGGGATCCAATTCCGCCATTTTCAGGGCAAAGATGTGCATGCTCCAGGCCTCTATTTGCATATTGCAACCGATGGTTGTTTTATTGCTGCGGGTATGTGGCATCCCGAATCCAAGGCGCTCAGTGCCATTCGTACCTGCCTCGATGAAAACCCCAATAGCTATAAAAAGGCCAAAGCCTGTCTTGAAGCGCATGGATTTCAGATGGATGGCGACAGTTTAACTCGGCCGCCTAAGGGATTTGATAAGCATCATCCAATGCTTAGTGAACTTAAACGAAAAGATTTTATTGCAGTTAAACCCTTCGATTTTTCGCTTTTATGCCAAGAGGATGCTGCAAGTGTGCTAGCCAAGGAATTTAGCCATTGCCGCCAATTGATGGCCTATCTCTGCTTTGCACTTGAACTGGATTTTTGA
- a CDS encoding magnesium transporter, with translation MTEYEAEYETNTQADVGQVVQQLTEVEGEEQAEVFSEILGEAEPGTIALALESLPLDERYERWQQVEFGERVTVLSLMRADPRMGILKQMPDNEVDLLFAQLSPEDLIEWSDYLPESFTDRALAQMGERQRQRFELYDQYSENEIGRYTDHQMLVLSDKATVAQAQRFFRRIELDCNDNLFIVDEDDKYLGTVRRYDIFKHDPDELLISLLSEDSRALMADTTLLDAAEAIEHSREIELPVIDEEGELIGRVTLRAATALVREHYEAQLMATAGMDESDDLFAPIVKGAQRRAVWLGINLLTAFLASATIGLFENVLSQVVALAVLMPIVASMGGIAGSQSLTLMIRGMAMGQISAGNLFSLMKNELGIGLVNGTLWAIVIGIVAGWWFADTTIGIVIGCAILINMAVAALAGVFVPMILQRFNQDAALSGSVILTTVTDVVGFFTFLGLATVLYL, from the coding sequence GTGACTGAGTATGAAGCCGAATACGAAACCAATACTCAAGCCGATGTAGGGCAAGTCGTTCAACAACTTACAGAAGTTGAAGGGGAAGAACAGGCTGAAGTTTTCAGTGAAATTTTAGGGGAGGCGGAACCTGGTACCATCGCCCTCGCACTGGAATCCTTGCCCTTAGATGAGCGTTACGAGCGTTGGCAACAGGTTGAATTTGGCGAGCGAGTCACGGTTTTAAGCTTAATGCGCGCCGATCCTCGGATGGGGATCCTAAAGCAGATGCCCGACAATGAGGTGGATCTGCTGTTTGCTCAATTGAGTCCTGAGGATTTGATTGAGTGGAGTGACTATCTCCCCGAGAGTTTTACCGATCGCGCGCTGGCACAAATGGGCGAGCGTCAACGTCAGCGCTTCGAGTTATATGATCAATATTCTGAGAACGAGATTGGTCGTTATACCGATCACCAAATGTTGGTGCTGAGCGACAAGGCGACTGTTGCCCAAGCGCAGCGATTCTTTCGACGGATTGAACTCGATTGTAACGATAATCTGTTTATTGTCGACGAAGACGATAAGTACCTTGGCACCGTTAGGCGCTACGATATTTTTAAGCATGATCCTGATGAGTTATTAATTTCCTTACTCTCCGAAGATAGCCGTGCCCTAATGGCCGATACCACTTTGCTCGATGCCGCAGAGGCGATTGAACATAGCCGAGAAATTGAATTGCCGGTTATTGATGAAGAGGGCGAACTCATTGGCCGAGTGACATTACGGGCCGCAACGGCGCTGGTGCGTGAACATTATGAAGCCCAGTTAATGGCAACGGCCGGTATGGATGAATCCGACGACTTATTCGCCCCCATTGTGAAGGGGGCGCAGCGCCGCGCCGTATGGCTTGGGATCAATTTACTTACCGCATTTTTAGCCTCGGCGACTATTGGTTTATTTGAGAATGTGCTTTCACAGGTGGTTGCCTTAGCGGTATTGATGCCAATTGTTGCCTCCATGGGCGGGATTGCTGGTAGTCAGTCGTTAACACTGATGATCCGCGGTATGGCAATGGGGCAGATCTCGGCGGGTAACTTGTTCTCCTTAATGAAGAACGAGCTGGGGATTGGCCTCGTTAATGGCACGCTGTGGGCTATTGTGATTGGTATTGTTGCTGGCTGGTGGTTTGCCGACACTACTATAGGCATTGTCATCGGCTGCGCGATTTTAATCAATATGGCGGTGGCGGCATTGGCGGGTGTGTTTGTGCCGATGATTTTACAGCGATTTAATCAGGACGCGGCACTTTCCGGTTCGGTGATCTTAACCACAGTCACCGATGTGGTGGGTTTTTTCACTTTCTTAGGTTTGGCGACTGTGCTTTATCTGTGA
- a CDS encoding YfaZ family outer membrane protein, with translation MAKFKLASVLLLGAAALQANATELNVGLNNDVVLTELELQVDKDINGVLGYTYSDDSGHIASGALHMTYDAGVHHFEVGGKLSQLWSFYTPNGSTISVGGRYALTLNQNISLHAAAYFAPSVLSFGDVDGQYELDAKVQYRLKPNMAFYVGYHKIGYDYDHDRYAHEHNFTFEDGVYIGGKFRF, from the coding sequence ATGGCTAAGTTCAAACTAGCAAGTGTCTTATTATTGGGCGCAGCCGCGCTACAAGCGAACGCAACGGAATTAAATGTTGGACTGAACAACGATGTAGTGCTGACGGAGTTAGAACTGCAAGTTGATAAGGATATCAATGGGGTATTAGGTTACACCTATTCTGACGATAGCGGCCATATCGCATCGGGTGCACTGCACATGACCTATGATGCTGGCGTACATCACTTCGAAGTGGGTGGTAAGTTAAGTCAATTGTGGTCTTTCTACACTCCTAACGGCAGCACCATCTCTGTGGGCGGTCGTTATGCGCTGACGCTAAATCAAAATATTTCCTTGCATGCTGCGGCCTATTTCGCGCCATCAGTACTGTCCTTTGGTGATGTCGATGGCCAGTATGAGCTTGATGCGAAGGTGCAATACCGCCTGAAACCAAACATGGCATTCTATGTGGGTTACCACAAAATTGGTTACGACTACGATCATGACCGTTATGCCCACGAGCATAACTTCACATTTGAAGACGGTGTGTATATTGGCGGCAAATTCCGCTTCTAA